One genomic segment of Amycolatopsis sp. WQ 127309 includes these proteins:
- a CDS encoding polysaccharide deacetylase family protein, which produces MDTVALTFDDGPHPETTPALLAALGDAPATFFLQGTHAVDHPDLVRAIAAAGHTIGNHSWTHPRLPSLSPAARELEVARTQDLLAGITGTRPRLFRPPYGDTDASVAATIAGHGLTEVLWTIDTRDWAGVSTGEIVDTAAAVEPGGIILMHDGGYASTVAAVPRILAALASRGLRAAAVTG; this is translated from the coding sequence ATGGACACGGTCGCCCTGACCTTCGACGACGGCCCCCACCCGGAGACGACGCCGGCGCTGCTCGCCGCACTGGGCGACGCGCCGGCGACGTTCTTCCTCCAGGGGACGCACGCCGTCGATCACCCGGACCTGGTCCGGGCGATCGCGGCGGCCGGGCACACCATCGGCAACCACAGCTGGACCCACCCGCGGCTGCCGTCGCTCTCCCCCGCGGCCCGGGAGCTGGAGGTGGCGCGCACGCAGGACCTCCTGGCCGGGATCACCGGCACCCGGCCGCGGCTGTTCCGCCCGCCGTACGGCGACACGGACGCTTCGGTGGCGGCCACGATCGCCGGGCACGGGCTCACCGAGGTCCTGTGGACGATCGACACCCGCGACTGGGCCGGGGTTTCGACCGGCGAGATCGTCGACACCGCAGCCGCGGTCGAGCCGGGCGGGATCATCCTGATGCACGACGGCGGTTACGCGTCGACGGTCGCCGCCGTCCCCCGCATCCTGGCCGCGCTCGCTTCCCGGGGCCTGCGCGCGGCCGCGGTCACGGGTTGA
- a CDS encoding acyl-CoA desaturase, with product MTSPTPVKPRPAPKPVLSGKQTIPELLTIRAFLLIPFLALAAAVPVFWGWGVSWLDLAIGGGFFVVSTLGITIGYHRYFTHGAFRAKRALRIALAIAGGLAAQGPVITWVADHRRHHAFSDREGDPHSPWLFGTSPVALARGFWHAHMGWLFGRDKTNIERFAPDLAADRDIRVVDRLFPVWVVTSLLLPALLGGLITLSWWGALTAFLWAGLARISFQHHVTWSVNSICHMIGERPFASRDRSANFWPLAILSMGESWHNSHHADPTSARHGVQRGQIDISARVIWAFEKLGWAWQVRWPTAKRLAAMAR from the coding sequence ATGACCTCACCCACCCCGGTGAAACCCCGACCTGCCCCGAAGCCGGTCCTCTCCGGCAAGCAGACCATCCCCGAGCTGCTCACCATCCGCGCCTTCCTCCTCATCCCGTTCCTCGCGCTCGCCGCGGCGGTCCCGGTGTTCTGGGGCTGGGGCGTCAGCTGGCTGGACCTGGCGATCGGCGGCGGCTTCTTCGTCGTCTCGACGCTCGGGATCACCATCGGCTACCACCGCTACTTCACGCACGGAGCGTTCCGGGCGAAGCGGGCGCTGCGCATCGCGCTCGCCATCGCCGGCGGCCTCGCCGCCCAGGGCCCCGTGATCACCTGGGTGGCCGACCACCGCCGCCACCACGCCTTCTCCGACCGCGAGGGCGACCCGCACTCCCCGTGGCTGTTCGGCACGTCCCCGGTCGCGCTGGCCCGCGGCTTCTGGCACGCGCACATGGGCTGGCTCTTCGGCCGCGACAAGACCAACATCGAGCGGTTCGCCCCCGACCTGGCCGCCGACCGCGACATCCGCGTCGTCGACCGCCTCTTCCCGGTGTGGGTGGTGACGAGCCTGCTGCTCCCGGCGCTGCTCGGCGGCCTGATCACGCTGTCGTGGTGGGGCGCGCTGACCGCGTTCCTGTGGGCCGGGCTGGCCCGGATCTCCTTCCAGCACCACGTGACGTGGTCGGTGAACTCGATCTGCCACATGATCGGCGAACGGCCGTTCGCGAGCCGGGACCGCTCGGCGAACTTCTGGCCGCTGGCGATCCTGTCGATGGGCGAGTCCTGGCACAACTCCCACCACGCGGACCCGACGTCGGCCCGCCACGGCGTGCAGCGCGGCCAGATCGACATCTCCGCCCGGGTGATCTGGGCGTTCGAGAAGCTCGGCTGGGCCTGGCAGGTCCGCTGGCCGACGGCCAAGCGCCTCGCCGCCATGGCGCGCTGA
- a CDS encoding cold-shock protein, which yields MAQGSVKWFNGEKGFGFIAQDGGGPDVFVHYSEIQGTGFKSLDEGQRVEFEIGQGQKGPQAQRVSVI from the coding sequence ATGGCTCAGGGCAGTGTCAAGTGGTTCAACGGTGAAAAGGGCTTCGGCTTCATCGCTCAGGATGGCGGGGGTCCGGACGTGTTCGTCCACTACTCCGAGATCCAGGGCACCGGCTTCAAGTCGCTCGACGAGGGCCAGCGTGTGGAGTTCGAGATCGGGCAGGGCCAGAAGGGCCCCCAGGCCCAGCGGGTCAGCGTCATCTGA
- a CDS encoding cyclopropane-fatty-acyl-phospholipid synthase family protein → MTKATIPVGDVFARLLGPSSTVSITAYDGTGTGPADAPVAIEVRSPLALDYLISSPGDLGLARAYVAGAIDVKGDLYTALHALAAQVDQLTPADRVWLLRKLGPAHLRRVEPPAEELPGRFRRSLSGLRHSKERDSSAISNHYDVSNRFYELVLGPSMAYTCAVFPEDGATLEQAQEHKFDLVCRKLGLKPGMKLLDVGCGWGGMVAHAVRHYGVEALGVTLSREQAQWAQKNIVALGLADRAEIRHLDYRDVTETGFDAISSIGLTEHIGARNVPGYFRFLAAKLKPHGRLLNHCITNPDSSVAHRSRGFIDRYVFPDGELEAPGELMTAMHDSGLEVRHSENLREHYATTLAGWCANLDEHWDEAVAEAGAGRSRVWALYLAACRLAFERREIELHQILGVRTDNQGGMGMPLRPDWGV, encoded by the coding sequence GTGACCAAGGCAACCATCCCGGTCGGCGATGTCTTCGCACGCCTGCTCGGCCCCAGCTCCACGGTGTCCATCACCGCCTACGACGGCACCGGCACCGGCCCGGCCGACGCGCCGGTGGCCATCGAGGTCCGCTCGCCGCTCGCGCTGGACTACCTGATCTCCTCCCCCGGTGACCTCGGCCTGGCCCGCGCCTACGTCGCCGGCGCCATCGACGTCAAGGGCGACCTCTACACGGCGCTGCACGCGCTGGCGGCCCAGGTCGACCAGCTGACCCCGGCCGACCGCGTCTGGCTGCTGCGCAAGCTCGGGCCCGCCCACCTGCGCCGCGTCGAGCCGCCCGCCGAGGAGCTGCCCGGCCGGTTCCGGCGGAGCCTGTCCGGCCTGCGGCACTCGAAGGAGCGCGACAGCAGCGCGATCTCGAACCACTACGACGTCTCCAACCGGTTCTACGAGCTGGTCCTCGGGCCGTCGATGGCCTACACCTGCGCCGTGTTCCCCGAGGACGGCGCCACGCTGGAGCAGGCCCAGGAGCACAAGTTCGACCTGGTCTGCCGCAAGCTCGGCCTCAAGCCCGGCATGAAGCTGCTCGACGTCGGCTGCGGCTGGGGCGGCATGGTCGCGCACGCCGTCCGCCACTACGGCGTCGAGGCGCTCGGGGTCACACTTTCGCGTGAACAGGCGCAGTGGGCGCAGAAGAACATCGTCGCCCTCGGCCTGGCCGACCGCGCCGAGATCCGGCACCTCGACTACCGGGACGTCACCGAAACCGGGTTCGACGCGATCTCGTCGATCGGCCTGACCGAGCACATCGGCGCCCGCAACGTGCCCGGCTACTTCCGCTTCCTGGCCGCCAAGCTGAAGCCGCACGGCCGGCTGCTCAACCACTGCATCACCAACCCGGACTCGAGCGTCGCGCACCGCTCCCGCGGCTTCATCGACCGCTACGTCTTCCCGGACGGCGAGCTGGAGGCCCCCGGCGAGCTGATGACGGCCATGCACGACAGCGGCCTGGAGGTGCGGCACTCGGAGAACCTCCGCGAGCACTACGCGACCACCCTGGCCGGCTGGTGCGCCAACCTCGACGAGCACTGGGACGAGGCCGTCGCCGAGGCCGGGGCGGGCCGGAGCCGGGTGTGGGCGCTCTACCTCGCGGCCTGCCGGCTGGCGTTCGAACGGCGGGAGATCGAGCTGCACCAGATCCTCGGCGTGCGCACCGACAACCAGGGCGGAATGGGGATGCCGCTGCGGCCCGACTGGGGTGTTTGA
- a CDS encoding FAD-binding oxidoreductase, whose translation MTIDQAGAPQARPGPAFPEHESRVDDLRRQLAAVAGEATVRLAKRTSNLFRSRTSAGHPGLDVSGFTHVLRVDPETLTADVEGMVTYEQLVDATLPHGLMPLVVPQLKTITLGGAVTGLGIESSSFRSGMPHESVLELEIMTGDGGIVVATPDNEHRDLFHGFPNSYGTLGYALRLRIRLEPVKPFVKVRHVRHHDREALFAALGEVCTTRAYEGEAVDFVDGTVFGPDELYLTLGTFTDTAPATSDYTWLDIYYRSIQRRETDHLTVRDYLWRWDTDWFWCSRAFGVQSRLPRLLMGRRLLRSSVYWKLVALDRRFGIAAKLLKLRRMPPEETIVQDIEVPLSRAADFLEFFEREIPISPVWICPLRQRPGGVRWPLYELDPEELYVNFGFWSSVPLDPGERDGVHNRMIEAEVTRLGGHKSLYSDSFYSEEEFWRLYNGDAYRELKRAYDPDGRLLGLYEKCVRRR comes from the coding sequence GTGACGATCGATCAGGCCGGTGCGCCCCAGGCCCGCCCGGGCCCGGCCTTCCCCGAACACGAATCCCGCGTCGACGACCTCAGGCGGCAGCTGGCGGCGGTCGCCGGCGAAGCCACGGTCCGGCTGGCGAAGCGGACGTCGAACCTCTTCCGCTCCCGCACCTCGGCCGGGCACCCCGGCCTGGACGTCTCCGGGTTCACCCACGTGCTGCGCGTCGACCCGGAGACGCTGACCGCCGACGTCGAAGGCATGGTCACCTACGAGCAGCTGGTCGACGCCACGCTGCCGCACGGGCTGATGCCCCTGGTGGTCCCGCAGCTCAAGACGATCACCCTCGGCGGCGCGGTCACCGGCCTCGGCATCGAGTCGAGCTCGTTCCGCAGCGGCATGCCGCACGAGTCGGTGCTGGAGCTGGAGATCATGACCGGCGACGGCGGCATCGTCGTCGCCACGCCGGACAACGAGCACCGCGACCTGTTCCACGGCTTCCCGAACTCCTACGGCACGCTCGGGTACGCGCTGCGCCTGCGGATCCGGCTGGAACCGGTGAAGCCGTTCGTGAAGGTGCGCCACGTCCGCCACCACGACCGCGAGGCGCTGTTCGCGGCCCTCGGTGAGGTCTGTACCACTCGGGCGTACGAGGGCGAGGCGGTCGACTTCGTCGACGGCACCGTGTTCGGCCCGGACGAGCTGTACCTCACGCTGGGCACGTTCACCGACACCGCGCCGGCGACGAGCGACTACACCTGGCTCGACATCTACTACCGCTCGATCCAGCGTCGCGAGACCGACCACCTCACCGTCCGTGACTACCTGTGGCGCTGGGACACCGACTGGTTCTGGTGTTCGCGCGCCTTCGGCGTCCAGTCCCGGCTGCCCCGGCTGCTGATGGGCCGCCGGTTGCTGCGCTCTTCGGTCTACTGGAAGCTCGTCGCGCTCGACCGCCGCTTCGGGATCGCCGCCAAGCTCCTCAAGCTCCGGCGGATGCCGCCCGAGGAGACGATCGTGCAGGACATCGAGGTGCCGCTGAGCCGGGCCGCGGACTTCCTCGAGTTCTTCGAGCGGGAGATCCCGATCAGCCCGGTGTGGATCTGCCCGCTGCGCCAGCGCCCCGGCGGGGTGCGCTGGCCGCTCTACGAACTGGACCCCGAGGAGCTCTACGTCAACTTCGGGTTCTGGTCTTCGGTACCCCTCGACCCGGGCGAACGCGACGGCGTTCACAATCGGATGATCGAAGCCGAGGTCACCCGCCTCGGCGGGCACAAGTCGCTCTACTCGGACAGCTTCTACTCCGAGGAAGAGTTCTGGCGCCTCTACAACGGGGACGCCTACCGGGAGCTCAAGCGGGCCTACGACCCGGACGGCCGGTTGCTCGGCCTCTACGAGAAGTGCGTCCGGCGCCGGTGA
- a CDS encoding DUF6292 family protein produces the protein MSISIDFGRDTEFSFERRLRGYLGAVARAVGVGPESGTIDLDTPVSAYVALDWRLRRFPGHDLALVWDEVHGWAVALEDSGGDAVVLAYLGGEVLPEPRAVVRFLAAVRAGDPAAGLLDAPVLRAAGHHEELLGALPAD, from the coding sequence TTGAGCATTTCCATCGATTTCGGGCGCGACACGGAGTTCTCGTTCGAGCGGCGGTTGCGCGGTTACCTGGGGGCGGTCGCCCGGGCCGTGGGGGTCGGGCCGGAGTCCGGCACCATCGACCTCGACACCCCGGTGTCGGCCTACGTCGCCCTCGACTGGCGGCTGCGCCGGTTCCCCGGGCACGATCTCGCCCTCGTCTGGGACGAGGTGCACGGCTGGGCCGTCGCGTTGGAGGACTCCGGCGGCGACGCCGTCGTGCTGGCCTACCTCGGCGGCGAAGTGCTGCCCGAGCCCCGCGCCGTCGTGCGGTTCCTCGCCGCGGTGCGCGCCGGCGACCCCGCCGCGGGGCTGCTCGACGCGCCGGTCCTGCGGGCGGCGGGCCACCACGAGGAGCTGCTCGGCGCGCTCCCGGCGGACTGA
- a CDS encoding ATP-binding protein encodes MDGEALPPGWDLVVERLSLRVATAAELTVDLTTRPALRRIRSTVAGCLGFGRTKDEPLGALLLVVDELVGNAYDHTPHPSSLRVTRELRGLLVEVVDEDPSVERVAAGGGHGLQLVEQLSLGWGVRATEPGKTVWALVPAQLFRDH; translated from the coding sequence ATGGACGGCGAAGCACTGCCCCCGGGCTGGGACCTGGTCGTGGAGCGGCTCAGCCTGCGGGTCGCCACGGCCGCGGAGCTGACCGTCGACCTCACGACGCGGCCGGCGCTGCGCCGGATCCGCTCGACCGTCGCCGGCTGCCTCGGCTTCGGGCGGACGAAGGACGAGCCGCTCGGCGCGCTGCTGCTCGTGGTCGACGAGCTGGTCGGCAACGCCTACGACCACACCCCGCACCCGTCCTCGCTGCGGGTGACGCGCGAGCTGCGCGGCCTGCTGGTCGAGGTCGTCGACGAAGACCCGTCGGTCGAGCGCGTCGCGGCCGGCGGCGGCCACGGCCTGCAGCTGGTCGAACAGCTGTCGCTGGGGTGGGGCGTGCGCGCGACCGAACCGGGCAAGACGGTGTGGGCGCTCGTCCCGGCCCAGCTGTTCCGCGACCACTGA
- a CDS encoding prolyl oligopeptidase family serine peptidase, with translation MGNLSAEAVVDRIVPREPRVSPDGRWVVYLTTTRGRKAGDLWLVPADGSTPPRELAGTAEAPRWAPDSGSVFYLAAGRLHRVPLTGNAERLTDRPVTACVPLPGDLVVLVGPGEEPAKDPYLRVPSPPDRLWLLDLATGDVRPHGDLGDRHVVEVAAHPGGGPLAVLTWPVADPDPGMLEPRLHLVGGRDLPAPAVEASALAWWGDRLLYRGVTRPGLVGGYAIFDAEDDADLTEGMDVCPVELVQVDDGPPLALFAEGLDTTIRRLDPATRRFTEIAHAPGSLDFLSHGGGVVAVVASTATEPDDVHVGPPGGPLTRLTDCSPELRARTWGPQERLAYRADDGLGLDGLLVLPPGTTRQDGPFPLVTLPHGGPYDRYADRFMVGWFRVARWLADDGFAAFLPNPRGSQGHGHAFAVSVAGEVGGAEWTDILTGIDLLIDAGVADPDRLGIGGGSHGGFLAAWAAARSDRFAAAYVNAGISDWGMLAATGEQGPPFEAALGGSIGWEGPGPHRHDRNSPISYAADIRTPILLLHGADDTNVPLSQAEFLHRALRHFGVEHEFAVYPGENHSLRGREHQLDFLHRTREWFTRWLKPVRPA, from the coding sequence ATGGGGAACCTGAGCGCCGAAGCCGTCGTCGACCGGATCGTGCCGAGGGAGCCGCGGGTCTCCCCCGACGGCCGCTGGGTCGTGTACCTGACGACGACCCGGGGCCGGAAGGCCGGTGACCTGTGGCTCGTCCCCGCCGACGGCAGCACGCCACCGCGCGAGCTGGCCGGTACCGCCGAGGCACCCCGGTGGGCCCCGGACTCCGGCTCGGTGTTCTACCTGGCCGCCGGACGGCTCCACCGGGTCCCGCTCACCGGGAACGCCGAACGCCTGACGGACCGGCCCGTCACCGCCTGCGTCCCGCTGCCCGGCGACCTCGTGGTCCTCGTCGGGCCCGGCGAAGAGCCCGCGAAAGACCCGTACCTGCGCGTGCCGAGCCCGCCCGACCGGCTGTGGCTGCTCGACCTGGCCACCGGCGACGTCCGGCCGCACGGCGACCTCGGTGACCGGCACGTCGTCGAGGTCGCGGCCCACCCCGGCGGCGGCCCCCTCGCCGTCCTGACCTGGCCGGTCGCCGACCCCGATCCCGGCATGCTCGAACCGCGGCTCCACCTGGTCGGCGGCCGCGACCTCCCCGCCCCGGCCGTCGAGGCGTCCGCGCTCGCCTGGTGGGGCGACCGCCTCCTCTACCGCGGCGTGACCCGGCCCGGGCTCGTCGGCGGTTACGCGATCTTCGACGCCGAGGACGACGCCGACCTCACCGAGGGGATGGACGTCTGCCCGGTGGAACTCGTCCAGGTCGACGACGGCCCGCCGCTCGCGCTGTTCGCCGAAGGCCTCGACACCACGATCCGGCGGCTCGACCCGGCCACCCGCAGGTTCACCGAGATCGCCCACGCGCCGGGCTCCCTCGACTTCCTGAGCCACGGCGGCGGTGTCGTCGCCGTGGTGGCGAGCACCGCGACCGAGCCCGACGACGTCCACGTCGGACCTCCGGGCGGCCCGCTGACCCGGCTCACCGACTGCAGCCCGGAGCTGCGCGCCAGGACCTGGGGCCCGCAGGAGCGTCTGGCGTACCGCGCCGACGACGGCCTGGGGCTGGACGGCCTGCTGGTCCTCCCGCCCGGCACCACCCGCCAGGACGGCCCGTTCCCGCTGGTCACGCTGCCGCACGGCGGCCCGTACGACCGCTACGCCGACCGCTTCATGGTCGGCTGGTTCCGGGTCGCGCGGTGGCTGGCCGACGACGGGTTCGCCGCCTTCCTGCCCAACCCGCGCGGCAGCCAGGGCCACGGCCACGCGTTCGCCGTATCCGTCGCCGGTGAGGTCGGCGGCGCGGAGTGGACGGACATCCTCACCGGCATCGACCTGCTGATCGACGCCGGTGTCGCCGATCCGGACCGGCTCGGCATCGGCGGCGGGAGCCACGGCGGGTTCCTCGCCGCCTGGGCGGCCGCGCGCAGCGACCGCTTCGCCGCGGCGTACGTCAACGCGGGCATCAGCGACTGGGGCATGCTGGCCGCCACCGGCGAGCAAGGCCCGCCGTTCGAGGCGGCGCTGGGCGGCAGCATCGGCTGGGAGGGCCCGGGCCCGCACCGGCACGACCGGAACAGCCCGATCTCCTACGCCGCCGACATCCGGACGCCGATCCTGCTGCTGCACGGCGCGGACGACACGAACGTCCCGCTCTCGCAGGCCGAGTTCCTCCACCGCGCGCTGCGCCACTTCGGCGTCGAGCACGAGTTCGCCGTCTACCCCGGGGAGAACCACTCGCTGCGCGGCCGCGAGCACCAGCTCGATTTCCTGCACCGCACCCGCGAGTGGTTCACCCGGTGGCTCAAACCTGTTCGCCCAGCTTGA
- the hpaD gene encoding 3,4-dihydroxyphenylacetate 2,3-dioxygenase, whose protein sequence is MTVTPPDVLRCAYAELVVTDLAASRDFYVGVLGLVVSYEDDEALYLRAFEEYLHHSLVLRKGATPALAVLGYRVRGAADLDLAEAYYRALGCRVERRAAGATRGIGEAVRVEDPLGFPVEFFCEAEHVERFTQRYDVHGAGALARLDHFNLDTPDVPAARKYYEGLGFRVSEDIQDDEGTVYAAWMFRKPTVHDVALTGGDGPRLHHIAFAGHERTQILHVCDHLGALRRSGMIERGPGRHGVSNAFYLYVRDPDGHRIEIYTHDYYTGDPDNPVITWDVHDNQRRDWWGNPVVPSWYADASAVLDLDGKPQPLIARAEAREADVTIGADGFSYTSKDAEFKLGEQV, encoded by the coding sequence ATGACCGTCACCCCGCCGGACGTCCTGCGCTGCGCGTACGCCGAACTCGTCGTCACCGATCTAGCCGCCTCACGCGACTTCTACGTCGGCGTGCTCGGGCTCGTCGTGTCCTATGAGGACGACGAGGCGTTGTACCTGCGGGCGTTCGAGGAGTACCTGCACCATTCTCTGGTGCTGCGGAAGGGGGCGACGCCCGCGCTGGCCGTGCTCGGCTACCGCGTCCGCGGCGCGGCCGACCTCGACCTCGCCGAGGCGTACTACCGCGCCCTCGGCTGCCGGGTCGAGCGCCGGGCGGCGGGCGCGACCCGTGGCATCGGCGAAGCGGTCCGCGTCGAAGACCCGCTCGGGTTCCCGGTGGAGTTCTTCTGCGAGGCCGAGCACGTCGAGCGGTTCACCCAGCGCTACGACGTCCACGGCGCCGGCGCGCTGGCGCGGCTGGACCACTTCAACCTCGACACCCCGGACGTCCCGGCGGCCCGGAAGTACTACGAGGGCCTGGGTTTCCGCGTCTCGGAGGACATCCAGGACGACGAGGGCACGGTCTACGCGGCCTGGATGTTCCGCAAGCCGACGGTGCACGACGTCGCCCTCACCGGCGGCGACGGGCCGCGGCTGCACCACATCGCGTTCGCCGGCCACGAGCGGACGCAGATCCTGCACGTCTGCGACCACCTCGGCGCGCTGCGCCGGTCCGGCATGATCGAACGCGGGCCGGGCCGCCACGGCGTGTCGAACGCGTTCTACCTCTACGTCCGCGACCCCGACGGGCACCGGATCGAGATCTACACGCACGACTACTACACCGGCGACCCGGACAACCCGGTGATCACCTGGGACGTCCACGACAACCAGCGCCGCGACTGGTGGGGCAACCCGGTGGTGCCGAGCTGGTACGCCGACGCGTCGGCGGTCCTGGACCTGGACGGGAAGCCCCAGCCGCTGATCGCCCGGGCCGAGGCGCGCGAAGCCGACGTCACCATCGGCGCCGACGGCTTCTCGTACACGTCGAAGGACGCCGAATTCAAGCTGGGCGAACAGGTTTGA
- the hpaE gene encoding 5-carboxymethyl-2-hydroxymuconate semialdehyde dehydrogenase encodes MSHHVPEGLPGELKHYIGGQLVDSVSGKTFDVLDPVSNTPYVTAAAGQAEDVDRAVAAARAAFTEGPWPRLAPRARARVLNKIADAVEAQDARLAELETFDTGLPITQALGQAQRAAENFRFFADLVVAQADDTYQVPGRQVNYVHRKPVGVAGLITPWNTPFMLESWKLAPALAAGCTVVLKPAEFTPLSASLWAAIFAGAGLPDGVFNLVNGFGEEAGDALVKHPDVPLISFTGESTTGQTIFRNCATGLKGMSMELGGKSPAIVFADADLDAALDSTLFGVFSLNGERCTAGSRILVERPIYDEFCERYAERARNIVVGDPHDPATEVGALVHPEHYAKVMRYVELGKSEGRLLAGGGRPSGVDSGSYVAPTVFADVAPDARIFQEEIFGPVVALTPFDTEAEALALANDVKYGLAAYLWTSNLERAHTFAQSVEAGMVWLNSHNVRDLRTPFGGVKASGLGQEGGYRSLDFYTHQQAIHVSLGPVHTARFGSVRKGQS; translated from the coding sequence ATGAGTCACCACGTCCCGGAAGGACTGCCGGGCGAACTGAAGCACTACATCGGCGGGCAGCTCGTCGACAGCGTCTCGGGCAAGACCTTCGACGTGCTCGACCCGGTGTCGAACACGCCGTACGTCACCGCCGCCGCGGGCCAGGCCGAGGACGTCGACCGGGCGGTCGCCGCGGCGCGCGCTGCGTTCACCGAGGGCCCTTGGCCACGGCTGGCGCCGCGCGCGCGGGCCCGGGTGCTGAACAAGATCGCCGACGCCGTCGAGGCGCAGGACGCCCGGCTGGCCGAGCTGGAGACGTTCGACACCGGCCTGCCGATCACCCAGGCCCTGGGCCAGGCGCAGCGCGCGGCCGAGAACTTCCGGTTCTTCGCCGACCTCGTCGTCGCGCAGGCCGACGACACCTACCAGGTGCCCGGGCGGCAGGTGAACTACGTGCACCGCAAGCCGGTCGGCGTCGCCGGGCTGATCACGCCGTGGAACACGCCGTTCATGCTGGAGAGCTGGAAGCTCGCGCCCGCGCTGGCGGCCGGCTGCACGGTGGTGCTGAAGCCGGCCGAGTTCACCCCGCTGTCGGCGAGCCTCTGGGCGGCGATCTTCGCCGGCGCGGGCCTGCCCGACGGCGTGTTCAACCTGGTCAACGGCTTCGGCGAGGAAGCGGGCGACGCGCTCGTCAAGCACCCCGACGTCCCGCTGATCTCGTTCACCGGTGAGTCCACGACGGGTCAGACGATCTTCCGCAACTGCGCGACCGGGCTCAAGGGCATGTCGATGGAGCTGGGCGGGAAGTCCCCGGCGATCGTCTTCGCCGACGCGGACCTCGACGCCGCGCTCGACTCGACGTTGTTCGGCGTGTTCTCGCTCAACGGCGAACGCTGCACCGCGGGCAGCCGGATCCTCGTCGAGCGCCCGATCTACGACGAGTTCTGCGAACGCTACGCCGAGCGGGCACGCAACATCGTCGTCGGCGACCCGCACGACCCGGCGACCGAGGTCGGCGCGCTCGTGCATCCCGAGCACTACGCCAAGGTGATGCGCTACGTCGAACTCGGCAAGTCCGAGGGGCGCCTGCTCGCGGGCGGCGGCCGTCCGTCCGGTGTGGACAGTGGCAGCTACGTCGCGCCGACGGTGTTCGCCGACGTCGCGCCGGACGCCCGGATCTTCCAGGAGGAGATCTTCGGCCCGGTCGTCGCGCTGACGCCGTTCGACACCGAAGCGGAGGCCCTGGCGCTGGCCAACGACGTCAAGTACGGGCTGGCCGCCTACCTGTGGACGTCGAACCTGGAGCGGGCGCACACCTTCGCGCAGTCGGTCGAGGCCGGGATGGTCTGGCTGAACTCGCACAACGTCCGCGACCTGCGCACGCCGTTCGGCGGCGTCAAGGCGTCCGGCCTCGGCCAGGAGGGCGGCTACCGCTCGCTCGACTTCTACACCCACCAGCAGGCGATCCACGTCTCGCTCGGGCCGGTGCACACGGCCCGCTTCGGCAGCGTCCGGAAAGGACAGTCATGA
- the dapA gene encoding 4-hydroxy-tetrahydrodipicolinate synthase gives MRFRSDPQAIRGSIAPLMTPFTADGAVDHDGLANLVRWQLASGTHGISIGGSTGEPGSQTVAERAEAIRTVAAAVGDRVPIAAGTGSAKLDETLELTAAGRDAGIDAALVITPYYARPTQDALFVWYRTVADEVPDLPIVAYNVPSRTAVDLAPETVARLFRSCDNFVGIKETTKDFEHFSRVLHLCGRELIVWSGIELLCLPLLALGGAGFVSATANIAPAACAEMYEAWQAGDLDRAREIHYGLHPLVDLLFVETNPAPGKWVLEHRGLIGSGHVRPPLLPPSEAGVARIKDFLAEGAKYLSPAEGFTVEEKS, from the coding sequence ATGCGATTCCGCTCCGACCCCCAGGCCATCCGCGGGTCGATCGCGCCGCTGATGACGCCGTTCACCGCCGACGGCGCGGTGGACCACGACGGCCTCGCCAACCTCGTGCGCTGGCAGCTCGCGTCCGGCACCCACGGCATCTCGATCGGCGGCTCCACCGGCGAGCCCGGGTCCCAGACGGTCGCCGAACGCGCCGAGGCGATCCGCACGGTCGCCGCGGCCGTCGGCGACCGCGTCCCGATCGCCGCGGGCACCGGCTCCGCGAAGCTGGACGAGACCCTGGAGCTGACGGCCGCCGGGCGCGACGCCGGGATCGACGCGGCGCTCGTCATCACGCCGTACTACGCGCGCCCGACCCAGGACGCCCTGTTCGTCTGGTACCGCACGGTCGCCGACGAGGTCCCCGACCTGCCGATCGTCGCCTACAACGTGCCCAGCCGCACCGCCGTGGACCTCGCGCCGGAGACCGTCGCGCGGCTGTTCCGCTCGTGCGACAACTTCGTCGGGATCAAGGAGACGACCAAGGACTTCGAGCACTTCTCGCGCGTGCTGCACCTGTGCGGGCGAGAGCTGATCGTGTGGTCCGGGATCGAGCTGCTCTGCCTGCCGCTGCTGGCGCTGGGCGGCGCCGGGTTCGTCAGCGCGACGGCGAACATCGCCCCCGCCGCCTGCGCCGAGATGTACGAGGCCTGGCAGGCCGGTGACCTCGACCGCGCACGGGAGATCCACTACGGCCTGCACCCGCTGGTCGACCTGCTGTTCGTCGAGACCAACCCGGCGCCCGGCAAGTGGGTCCTCGAGCACCGCGGGCTGATCGGGTCCGGCCACGTCCGGCCGCCGCTGCTCCCGCCGTCCGAAGCCGGCGTCGCCCGGATCAAGGACTTCCTGGCCGAAGGCGCGAAGTACCTCTCGCCGGCCGAAGGCTTCACCGTGGAAGAAAAGTCATGA